One genomic segment of Jaculus jaculus isolate mJacJac1 chromosome 2, mJacJac1.mat.Y.cur, whole genome shotgun sequence includes these proteins:
- the Fbxl18 gene encoding F-box/LRR-repeat protein 18 isoform X2 → MDVASFGEDMSNDDEASSPATEATGGAHLLGFSDEILLHILRNVPSTDLVLNVRRTCRKLAALSLDKSLVHTVLLQKDYQASEDKVKQLVREIGREIQHLNMAGCYWLSGSTIEHVARCRGLVKVNLSGCHLTSLRLSKVLSALQHLRSLAIDVSPGFDASQLSSECKATLSRVRELKQTLFTPSYGVVPCCASLQKLLLYFEILDRTREGAVLSGQLMVGQSNVPHYQNLRVFYARLAPGYINQEVVRLYLAVLSDRTPENLHAFLISVPGSFAESGATKNLLESMARNVALDALQLPRSWLNGSTLLQHMKFNSPFYFSFSRCTLSGGHLIERVINGGKDLRSLASLNLSGCVHCLSPDSLLRKAEDDIDSGILETLVASCCNLRHLNLSAAHHHSSEGVGRHLCQLLARLCHLRSLSLPVCSVADSAPRADRAPAPPAMHAVPRGFGKKVRIGVQAYPSPFLGQSAPQPSSVFWSLLKKLPFLEHLELIGSNFSSAMPRNEPAIRNSLPPCSRAQNVGDSEVAAIGQLAFLRHLTLAQLPGIVTGSGLVSIGLQCQQLQSLSLANLGMMGKVVYMPALADMLKHCQRLKDLSFQAERPALNVVIFPLLHEGLTDVIRDVPMVHLDEITLFKSRVAEEPPNLWW, encoded by the exons ATGGACGTGGCTAGCTTCGGAGAG GACATGTCCAACGATGATGAGGCTTCCTCCCCAGCAACCGAGGCGACAGGTGGTGCCCACTTGCTGGGATTCTCTGACGAGATCCTCTTGCATATCCTGAGGAACGTTCCCAGCACAGACCTGGTGCTGAATGTACGGCGCACCTGCCGGAAGCTGGCTGCCTTGAGTCTGGACAAGAGCCTTGTCCACACCGTGCTACTGCAGAAGGACTATCAG GCTAGTGAGGACAAGGTGAAGCAGCTGGTGAGAGAGATTGGCCGGGAGATCCAGCATCTCAACATGGCCGGCTGCTACTGGCTGTCAGGCTCCACCATCGAGCATGTGGCCCGCTGCCGAGGCCTGGTGAAGGTGAACCTCTCGGGCTGCCACCTCACCTCCCTGCGCCTCTCCAAGGTACTCTCAGCCCTGCAGCACCTGCGTTCCCTGGCCATCGATGTGAGTCCTGGCTTTGATGCCAGCCAGCTGAGCAGCGAGTGCAAGGCCACGCTGAGCCGTGTGCGGGAGCTCAAACAGACACTGTTCACACCCTCCTACGGCGTGGTGCCCTGCTGCGCCAGCCTGCAGAAGCTGCTCCTCTACTTTGAGATCCTGGACCGTACCCGTGAGGGCGCTGTCCTCTCAGGCCAGCTCATGGTGGGCCAGAGCAATGTGCCCCACTATCAGAACCTACGTGTCTTCTATGCGCGCCTGGCCCCCGGCTACATCAATCAGGAAGTGGTGCGGCTGTACCTGGCCGTGCTCAGTGACCGCACGCCTGAGAACCTGCACGCCTTCCTCATCTCTGTCCCCGGTAGCTTTGCTGAGAGCGGGGCCACCAAAAACCTGCTGGAGTCCATGGCCCGCAACGTGGCCCTGGATGCCTTGCAGCTGCCCAGATCCTGGCTGAACGGCTCCACCCTCCTCCAGCATATGAAGTTTAACAGCCCCTTTTACTTCAGCTTCAGCCGCTGCACGCTGTCCGGCGGCCACCTGATTGAGCGAGTCATCAATGGGGGCAAGGACCTGCGCAGCCTGGCCAGCCTGAACCTCAGCGGCTGTGTGCACTGCCTGTCCCCAGACTCCTTGCTGCGCAAGGCAGAGGATGACATTGACAGTGGCATCTTAGAAACACTCGTGGCATCCTGCTGCAACCTGCGCCACCTGAACCTCTCGGCTGCCCACCACCACAGCTCCGAGGGCGTGGGCCGGCACCTCTGCCAGCTTCTGGCCCGCCTGTGCCACCTgcgctccctctccctgcctgtctGCTCTGTTGCCGACTCGGCGCCTAGGGCTGACCGGGCGCCTGCCCCGCCAGCGATGCATGCAGTACCTCGTGGCTTCGGCAAGAAGGTGCGCATTGGGGTTCAGGCGTATCCCAGCCCCTTCCTGGGCCAGTCGGCCCCCCAGCCCTCCTCTGTGTTCTGGTCTCTGCTGAAGAAACTGCCCTTTCTGGAACACCTCGAGTTGATTGGTTCTAACTTCTCCTCTGCCATGCCTCGCAACGAACCTGCCATCCGAAACTCTCTCCCCCCCTGCAGCCGCGCACAGAATGTTGGGGACTCAGAGGTGGCTGCCATTGGCCAGCTGGCCTTCCTGCGGCACCTAACACTGGCCCAACTGCCCGGCATCGTGACGGGCTCTGGGCTGGTGAGCATTGGCCTGCAGTGCCAGCAGCTGCAGTCTCTGTCGCTGGCCAACCTGGGCATGATGGGGAAGGTGGTCTACATGCCTGCCCTAGCGGACATGTTGAAGCACTGCCAACGGCTGAAGGACCTCAG TTTCCAGGCTGAGAGGCCCGCGTTGAACGTCGTCATCTTCCCACTGCTCCACGAGGGCCTGACGGATGTCATCCGGGATGTCCCCATGGTGCACCTGGACGAGATCACCTTGTTTAAAAGCAGAGTAGCTGAGGAGCCGCCGAACCTGTGGTGGTGA
- the Fbxl18 gene encoding F-box/LRR-repeat protein 18 isoform X1: MDVASFGEDMSNDDEASSPATEATGGAHLLGFSDEILLHILRNVPSTDLVLNVRRTCRKLAALSLDKSLVHTVLLQKDYQASEDKVKQLVREIGREIQHLNMAGCYWLSGSTIEHVARCRGLVKVNLSGCHLTSLRLSKVLSALQHLRSLAIDVSPGFDASQLSSECKATLSRVRELKQTLFTPSYGVVPCCASLQKLLLYFEILDRTREGAVLSGQLMVGQSNVPHYQNLRVFYARLAPGYINQEVVRLYLAVLSDRTPENLHAFLISVPGSFAESGATKNLLESMARNVALDALQLPRSWLNGSTLLQHMKFNSPFYFSFSRCTLSGGHLIERVINGGKDLRSLASLNLSGCVHCLSPDSLLRKAEDDIDSGILETLVASCCNLRHLNLSAAHHHSSEGVGRHLCQLLARLCHLRSLSLPVCSVADSAPRADRAPAPPAMHAVPRGFGKKVRIGVQAYPSPFLGQSAPQPSSVFWSLLKKLPFLEHLELIGSNFSSAMPRNEPAIRNSLPPCSRAQNVGDSEVAAIGQLAFLRHLTLAQLPGIVTGSGLVSIGLQCQQLQSLSLANLGMMGKVVYMPALADMLKHCQRLKDLRLEQPYFSANAQFFQALSQCASLQRLCLVSRSGTLQPEAVLAFMARCLQVVVCHMFTGESLATCKSLQQSLLRSFQAERPALNVVIFPLLHEGLTDVIRDVPMVHLDEITLFKSRVAEEPPNLWW; the protein is encoded by the exons ATGGACGTGGCTAGCTTCGGAGAG GACATGTCCAACGATGATGAGGCTTCCTCCCCAGCAACCGAGGCGACAGGTGGTGCCCACTTGCTGGGATTCTCTGACGAGATCCTCTTGCATATCCTGAGGAACGTTCCCAGCACAGACCTGGTGCTGAATGTACGGCGCACCTGCCGGAAGCTGGCTGCCTTGAGTCTGGACAAGAGCCTTGTCCACACCGTGCTACTGCAGAAGGACTATCAG GCTAGTGAGGACAAGGTGAAGCAGCTGGTGAGAGAGATTGGCCGGGAGATCCAGCATCTCAACATGGCCGGCTGCTACTGGCTGTCAGGCTCCACCATCGAGCATGTGGCCCGCTGCCGAGGCCTGGTGAAGGTGAACCTCTCGGGCTGCCACCTCACCTCCCTGCGCCTCTCCAAGGTACTCTCAGCCCTGCAGCACCTGCGTTCCCTGGCCATCGATGTGAGTCCTGGCTTTGATGCCAGCCAGCTGAGCAGCGAGTGCAAGGCCACGCTGAGCCGTGTGCGGGAGCTCAAACAGACACTGTTCACACCCTCCTACGGCGTGGTGCCCTGCTGCGCCAGCCTGCAGAAGCTGCTCCTCTACTTTGAGATCCTGGACCGTACCCGTGAGGGCGCTGTCCTCTCAGGCCAGCTCATGGTGGGCCAGAGCAATGTGCCCCACTATCAGAACCTACGTGTCTTCTATGCGCGCCTGGCCCCCGGCTACATCAATCAGGAAGTGGTGCGGCTGTACCTGGCCGTGCTCAGTGACCGCACGCCTGAGAACCTGCACGCCTTCCTCATCTCTGTCCCCGGTAGCTTTGCTGAGAGCGGGGCCACCAAAAACCTGCTGGAGTCCATGGCCCGCAACGTGGCCCTGGATGCCTTGCAGCTGCCCAGATCCTGGCTGAACGGCTCCACCCTCCTCCAGCATATGAAGTTTAACAGCCCCTTTTACTTCAGCTTCAGCCGCTGCACGCTGTCCGGCGGCCACCTGATTGAGCGAGTCATCAATGGGGGCAAGGACCTGCGCAGCCTGGCCAGCCTGAACCTCAGCGGCTGTGTGCACTGCCTGTCCCCAGACTCCTTGCTGCGCAAGGCAGAGGATGACATTGACAGTGGCATCTTAGAAACACTCGTGGCATCCTGCTGCAACCTGCGCCACCTGAACCTCTCGGCTGCCCACCACCACAGCTCCGAGGGCGTGGGCCGGCACCTCTGCCAGCTTCTGGCCCGCCTGTGCCACCTgcgctccctctccctgcctgtctGCTCTGTTGCCGACTCGGCGCCTAGGGCTGACCGGGCGCCTGCCCCGCCAGCGATGCATGCAGTACCTCGTGGCTTCGGCAAGAAGGTGCGCATTGGGGTTCAGGCGTATCCCAGCCCCTTCCTGGGCCAGTCGGCCCCCCAGCCCTCCTCTGTGTTCTGGTCTCTGCTGAAGAAACTGCCCTTTCTGGAACACCTCGAGTTGATTGGTTCTAACTTCTCCTCTGCCATGCCTCGCAACGAACCTGCCATCCGAAACTCTCTCCCCCCCTGCAGCCGCGCACAGAATGTTGGGGACTCAGAGGTGGCTGCCATTGGCCAGCTGGCCTTCCTGCGGCACCTAACACTGGCCCAACTGCCCGGCATCGTGACGGGCTCTGGGCTGGTGAGCATTGGCCTGCAGTGCCAGCAGCTGCAGTCTCTGTCGCTGGCCAACCTGGGCATGATGGGGAAGGTGGTCTACATGCCTGCCCTAGCGGACATGTTGAAGCACTGCCAACGGCTGAAGGACCTCAG GCTGGAGCAGCCCTACTTCAGTGCCAACGCCCAGTTCTTCCAGGCGCTCAGCCAGTGCGCGTCCCTGCAGCGCCTGTGCCTGGTGTCCCGCAGCGGCACCCTGCAGCCCGAGGCCGTGCTGGCCTTCATGGCCCGGTGCCTGCAGGTTGTCGTGTGCCACATGTTTACGGGGGAGTCCCTCGCCACCTGCAAGAGCCTGCAGCAGTCGCTTCTCCGAAG TTTCCAGGCTGAGAGGCCCGCGTTGAACGTCGTCATCTTCCCACTGCTCCACGAGGGCCTGACGGATGTCATCCGGGATGTCCCCATGGTGCACCTGGACGAGATCACCTTGTTTAAAAGCAGAGTAGCTGAGGAGCCGCCGAACCTGTGGTGGTGA